The genomic segment AGAGAGCTAGGAATTGGAAACCCTAGAGAGAGAAAGTAAGAAGCTTTGCTTTGCTGTAATTAGATTGGCATATGAAAATCAAAGGATATAGATAAAAGCGCGTTTGAAGGGCCAAAAACCAGCCGATTTGGTCGATTAAGACTCCTCTGTAATAATTATTATCAGCGGACGCCTTTTTGCGTGCTTAAAATAACATGATTATGAACATTCGTATACATTTAATTTAGAGTTTTcatgatttttaatatttttttaaataataaatttttatagatttgataagatttttgtaattttttttttatagtaggtctcttgtgagacactcacgaatctttatttatgaAACGAAAACTCTATCGCTATTcactataaaaaataataatcttagcataaaaagtaatattttttcatagatgactcaaataagatatttgtctcataaaatacgacccgtgagactgtctcacacaagtttttgctttttttACATAgagttttataaattttgtacttagttataacatattatttttattaatttctttgaaaccgtaattaattgaaatacataaaatattcaatttgaaatagttttcaatatttatattaataaataaatttatttatttaaaagttaaatcatttaatcctTACATATatgttttgtaaattttttaaaataaatcgatTGATTAATATATAACTTTGTTTTTTAATTGATAATATACATGtgaaaagaatattatttaGCAATGTACGAATATAATTTAGTATAAAAATATCATCTtacatattaattgaaaatgcttaaaagaatttaaaaaataatggttattgtgaggctattcaattattaagaattagTCTATATTCTTTCGATTATcttttattaattttgaatattacattaatttgtataaatcataaattaaaaatcgcaaaatcaattttagaattcaaaatttcttataatattaaaataaaaaattattaaataaacaatcaaccaaaaatgaaaaattgaaaaagaaaaatgaaaatatacATAGAGATACATTTCGAAAATTGTAGAGAATGATACGAGATGAAGAAGATAAAAAGAGAGGTGTTGAATGGAGTTTTTTGAAGCTTGCTTGCTTGCTTTGCTTAAATTGGGATTTGCAGAAGCTTGAGTTAGTTTGATTATGACATGTGTTACTTTAGTGTCATTTTTATTCCTCATTAACCATTTTATTTATGGTGTTCTTCATCCGCAACAAGAACTTTGGTTTTCTTTACCTCTTTGTCCTTTGTACACAAGACGCGTCCTCGATTCTCACTATGATGGTGGATAGACGATTATTTAAGGGGGCTAAGTTTGTTGTAGCCATCTCCTCTTTGTTGACGATAGTTTGGTGTTCTTTAGGACGACGAGAGAGGATCATTCTCAGGTGCGGAATTGCTTACAGCTTTATGAAATGGCATCGCGGCAAATGGTTaactatgataaatcaactctTACATTTAGCCCAAGTGCTCATTCGCATACTATTGCTGATATTAAAAGTGTTCTCACAATTGAGGTGGTGAAGAGTCGTGAGCTTTACTTGGGATTATATACCTTTTCTTTGAGATGTAAATGTCAAGCTATCCCATCTTATGTGATGTCTTGTTTTAAAATTCTGGTTTCCGTGAGCAGAATTGAACAAGCTTGCGCTAAGTTCTGGTGGAATGATAAAGAGGGAAATAGTATAGAGGCATGCACTGGTCGAGATGGGCCGAAATTTGTGAACCCAAGTGCTATGGTTTTATGGGTTTCCCATCTTATTGGTAGCTTTCAATAAAGCTCTGTTGGCCAGGGAAGTGTGGCGAATCATATATTGTCTCAATTTGTTGCAGGCAAAGGTTCTTAAAGCGTGTTTACTTCAAGCAATCGGATGTCATGGCGGCGACAAGGATCCAATCCTTTCATTACTTTGTAGTTGGGATCTTCTTCAAAAAATACTGTGTTGCCATTCCATTTCAGTTTTATCAGATCCCTGGATTTCTAGCATCTCAGCTTACAAATGTTTTTTCTATTCTTTGTCGGATGACATTATGAAAGTAGTGGAAAATCTAATCAAGACTAATGGTGAATAGAATGAAGTGGTGGTCAGAAATATATTCTTATAGTACGAAGCTGAAGCAAATTTGGATTATCCATTAAATCGTCGGGGAGGCGACGATATTTTATTTTGCAAGGGAAGTGAGAATGAAAAATGCTCTGTCAAATCTGGTTATAATATGTAAATGAATTGCTGGGCTCGTCTGCCTTTTCAATCTTGTCACCCTACTCAAATCTGCTTTCTATTTGTTAATATATTCTTAttgttttacataaaaaaagACAAGCTGCTTATATATGAGAGTATCTCCTTAAATAGGTCCGAgtcagaaaaataaaattagaacCATATCAATAGATAGGAAAAACCCTAAAGATCACAAACCACATAAAATAATCGTAATAATAGCAAAAAGTATCATACTTGTATGTTGACTTTGGTACGAATTCGAATCGAACTCAGCAATATCACTATCAAGAGTTAAGAGGCTCGAAAACATCTGAAATCAAAGATAACCACAACCGAGACATGGCAAGGAAGAAATCCATATATGTCCCCTTGCATTGAATTGCAACTGGGAGAGTTGCAGTACGTCGATATGAAAGACAACCACCCACAATTCTGACGAACGTTCAGTGGAAGTTGAATCCACCAGAGGGTACAGTGATGTTGTCGCTTCCAAATTGGAAATTTTGTTGGGATGCATCTCCTGGTGGTGCTGTTTCGTCGTCTTCTTCCAACCAATATGTCTCGAGAATCTTCACTGCCTTCTCATAAATCTCGTTGTTGTCGTGGCTCTGCAAATTCTCAATTTTTTCCAGACCTTCAGCATCATCGATCATTTGTGCATAAAGGTTGACTTCTCCGGTATGACCCAGATTCTTCTCAGCCTCCCCTACCTTTAATATGTTTTCGAGCCCTTCTAAACACACAGTCACGATTCTTGGGTCGGGGCAGACAAGTAGATCACACAGAGGCTTGATACATTGTTGACTTACTAGGTACCTGTTCAGGAGAAATATAAGTCCATGCTGGCATAGgaaataacataaaatggaaGGAAAAGTTAACACGGATATCACACACTTTATTTGTTCATGAGTGCCGCCAGATGTTGCATTCGATACGGCCCATGCAGCCTCTTTTTTGACATCAAATTCCGCATTTAGAAGCAATTGGACTAGAGGACCAATAATGTTAGCTTCAATCACAGCCTGCAGATTACAAATGTTACATCCACTATAAGTACATGTCATAATAAGCAACCACCCGTCAAGAAATTTACAGGAACTTCAGAGAATCCTGGTTGACATACCTTTCAAATGTtaagttaaatttttttataacaaaTTATACCTGAATTTGCTCTTTGTTCCCAGCTGTGATGTTTGAAATAGTCCAGCAAGCTTCCTTTTTAATGCTCTTCTTGTGGCTACCAGTCAAGAGGTTCACAAGACAAGGCAGCACATTATAGTTTATCATATGCTGGAAAAATTATCAAACTGCTCAGCCAGGAGATTGTGACAGATCCACACAAAAATTATGCATTACATTTTAATAGGATGTGTAGAaatctttaaattttaatatatcttAAAAGCCAAAACCTACTAATTGCAGGTTCAATAATGGATTGAATCATAACATTTGACTACCTATATACTGCCATCCAGCAGTACCGCTTCACAAATTGAATCCTCAAAGTGGAAAGCGATTTTCAGCTCTTGAATTAAAGTAGAAAAGAAAGTGCAAAAAAATAGCATGAGAACGTGAATTTCATCTTATCTTCTTCGAGGATGTAATCTGAGCAATTTTAAATAGTAACTGAATATAGTTGGGCATCTTCAGAATAAGTATTTAAGTGAAATACTTATGCAAGCGATTAAATGTATCTCATCTCTATATACATGCACAAAGTCCCTTCAACTTGGTATTTTCATCAGTAAAACCAAGGTTATAAACAAAGCTACTGCCCAACAGAACAAAAAGCAAATACAACTATATTTGCATAGGCATATAGCTCATTCCATGCCAGAGACACAGCTGGTAGAAAAACATAGTAAATCAATGTTGCAGAATCCCATACTATAAGTTTGTTTAAATCATATCCTAGGTCCGCAAGGAAGAATAAAACTGCAGAAATGAGGAAAAGATCTCTCTAAGACAGCTGAGAGGCTTTTATCTCTGAAATCAGTCAAAAGGGCCAATACAAAAGAGATCTAGGTTaacttctcaactgaaccaaATTAGAGAATGGAATTTGGTACTTTCTGCATTGGCTGGGCCTGGGTTAGCAAGGAATCCTAAAAGACTTATGATCACATGAAGCCTTTAGGGTTTTTTTCCAGCTCAATCAGCAGTGGTaaaaaaacaatataaagcatatttgattattttatcTTTCTTTCGATCACACTGAAGACAGGTGTAACAACCTTATTAGAGTATTCTTTAGCAATATTAAATGGAATCAGAATCATCTACTTCCCCCACCAAATAATCAATCTTTCTAACCAAAAGTCAGCTGACAATCACTCCACTGCATGCCAATTAAGCTTCTCCGACTTTAAACGGATGGACCAACATTGTTGACCAACTCCAATAAAAAACAGAAACTAGAGTTACAGAGACAACCGAATAAGAAACCACAATAAAGGGAGAAGGGAAAGGGAGATCATAAGATCATAACAAGAAATTTCCCCTTGGCttaatgatttatgatttaatgccAGTAGACGAGCCCAGATAAAGTATCTTTTTGTATAATTTGTAAATTCTCTTCATGACAGGCCGACTAGTTAATATTTAAGTTCGAAATATAGGCCCACCAGCAGGAAATCAAAGAAGTACTAGTCCGAGTATGCTTTTGATTGTACCTGAGTTTGTATATCATCTCCAGTGACAATATTTCCAACTGTCCGAAGGGCAGGGATAAGAACTGAAGGGGACATGTTGCTGTAATATCAGAATCTTTCATTCATAAGGCACATCATAAAGAAGACATAACTGTAAGCTTTATAcgacataaataaaaattaacaatAGATACTAACAGCAATAACTCGACCAAGCGAGGACACACTCCAGAGTCAATCACAGCTTGAATTTTATCATTTGTTCCATCTGAGAGATATGAGAGTGCCCAACAAGCATCAGTCAAAACTTCTTCATCCATTGAGTGAATAAGTTGCCCAAGAATTGGAAGTGCAGGTCTTGCCTGTATATTAAGCCAATAACATCATGAAACATTCTTCAAATGGTTCACAATCAAGATTCTATCTTTATTCATCAGAAAATTAGAATACATACAATTACATTTGCATGGTACGCACATAGGCAATAAGTTTGGAGATCACAAGTTATGATAAGAATTTAGTGGAAGAAGCAGTCCGTGTATAGCTGCGTGGGTACATGAATGCAGAGTAAAATCTCAAccagaaaataattaaaagtacTGGGCATATTTGGTTTCATATTATGTACcctctcctccattctcgaaaAACAAAATGAAACATCACAATGTCGTTTCCACTTTCCATTTCATTTCATTCACAACACATAATCACAACTAGTGGTCCTGACcagatttattttgttttaacaTTTTGTggtaattataattattttaatttggcCTATTTTTGGTAAGATTCATTATAATTAGTTAAACTAATTACTCTTAATGGCTGCATGCTTTATAATATACATATGTTATAGACTgtagatattatattttaacCCACTACAATAACTTAACATAACATTGCCAGTAAAAACTTATTCCGGAAAACAAAACTAAACATGCTTTATATATTATCTACCACTTTTTGCCCAAAACATTTTACACAAGACCAAAACAAAACCAAACTAAACATAGGCTCCGATTTTTCAACTTTGGGAGATAGCCTGGAAAGCTGACGAAGAGATAAAATTGAAGACACGTTGAAACCTTTAGGACATAAACAAATTACCCtgaattatattataaattttataaaattcttcATAAAAACCCATAAGAAAAAGTTTGATCTCGGCCTGAATGACAATAAATACTTCATGCTCATAATATGTAACACTAAACATCTACTTCATAGGAGACAAACCTGTTCAAATGCAGGCTGTGGCTTGCCTCTACAAAAATTTGATAATGTCCAGGTAGCATTTCTGAGCATAGATAACTTGGC from the Primulina eburnea isolate SZY01 chromosome 3, ASM2296580v1, whole genome shotgun sequence genome contains:
- the LOC140826831 gene encoding importin subunit alpha-1-like — its product is MSLRPNSRVEVRRNRYKVAVDAEEGRRRREDNMVEIRKNRREESLQKKRREGTQGNQLYPVPVQANTSEKKVQLEHLPSMVGSVWTDDVNRQLEATTQFRKLLSIERSPPIQEVIQSGVVPRFVEFLMNENFPQLQFEAAWALTNIASGTSEHTKVVIDHGAVPIFVKLLSSPSDEVREQAVWALGNVAGDSPTCRDLVLGHGALAPLLAQLNEHAKLSMLRNATWTLSNFCRGKPQPAFEQARPALPILGQLIHSMDEEVLTDACWALSYLSDGTNDKIQAVIDSGVCPRLVELLLNMSPSVLIPALRTVGNIVTGDDIQTQHMINYNVLPCLVNLLTGSHKKSIKKEACWTISNITAGNKEQIQAVIEANIIGPLVQLLLNAEFDVKKEAAWAVSNATSGGTHEQIKYLVSQQCIKPLCDLLVCPDPRIVTVCLEGLENILKVGEAEKNLGHTGEVNLYAQMIDDAEGLEKIENLQSHDNNEIYEKAVKILETYWLEEDDETAPPGDASQQNFQFGSDNITVPSGGFNFH